The following are encoded in a window of Poecile atricapillus isolate bPoeAtr1 chromosome 3, bPoeAtr1.hap1, whole genome shotgun sequence genomic DNA:
- the LOC131578317 gene encoding calpain-14-like, whose product MPFLLCLKKNKSPVPLGRSIFQKHTPPVQQNYQALLESCLKNKCLFTDDTFPAHISSIGTGALLKKLPQNLQWKRPHALHKSPVFYAANRKQLDLRQGLVENCWFLAALEALTFHQDILAAVVPQNQSFERKYAGIFHFRFWHFGEWIDVVVDDRLPVNEAGELLFVSSVYKNVFWGALLEKAYAKLYGSYEDLQIGQVSEALVDFTGGVNTRIKLAEAPPDLWDILTRATYSRSLMGCQTHLGTTKVLKNGLVAGHAYTVTGIRKVTCQYGPENLVRLRNPWGKIEWKGDWSDSSYKWELLSPKEKILLRKKKEDGEFWMSLRDFKIHFVDLVICKLTPDLMSQEDGKKWMYSLKSGRWVKGSTAGGSLGFCNGNFWMNPQYWLNVLPAEDSKKSPSTCNVVISLMQKHSTKHRNRAPHLFIGFLLYKVQIYQESNRKLPPGFFTRHQPVNKHQVFLDEREVTHDFHLEPCVYVIVPSTLEPQQESEFILRVFSRKHILREMGGNTSFTLSKEIVDRYEGKIWEDFFTKHFEQNPEINAVQLQRILNNISWRNFQSFHLNFSLDSCQGILALLDLNATGTLSIQEFRVLWKRLLFYLEVFQKRDTKRSGKLDLVELHAAVQETGISLSNEVCNLMAIRYGDPDLQISFESFVCFMLRVEIMGEAFRNLTQDGKGIYLRESEWMMMTLYS is encoded by the exons ATGCCTTTTCTGCtgtgcttgaaaaaaaataagtcaccTGTGCCTTTAGGCAGAAGTATATTTCAAAAACACACCCCTCCTGTCCAGCAGAACTACCAGGCTTTGCTGGAGTCATGCTTGAAGAACAAATGCTTGTTCACAGACGACACCTTCCCTGCTCACATCAGCTCTATTGGAACAGGAGCACTGCTAAagaaactgccccaaaattTACAGTGGAAGAGGCCACAC GCTTTGCACAAAAGTCCTGTATTTTATGCTGCAAATAGAAAGCAGCTTGATCTCCGCCAAGGACTGGTGG AGAACTGCTGGTTCCTGGCGGCCCTGGAAGCCCTGACGTTCCACCAGGACATCTTGGCTGCAGTTGTGCCACAAAACCAGAGCTTTGAGAGGAAATATGCGGGCATTTTCCACTTCCGG TTCTGGCACTTCGGGGAATGGATTGACGTGGTGGTTGATGATCGCCTGCCAGTGAATGAGGCGGGGGAGCTGCTCTTTGTTTCCTCAGTCTATAAGAACGTGTTTTGGGGAGCCCTTCTGGAGAAGGCATATGCTAA ACTCTATGGCTCCTATGAAGATCTGCAGATTGGGCAAGTTTCAGAAGCTTTGGTGGATTTTACAGGGGGTGTCAATACAAGGATCAAGCTTGCAGAAGCTCCTCCTGATCTGTGGGATATCCTGACAAGAGCCACCTACAGCAGATCTCTCATGGGTTGTCAAACACACTTAGGG ACAACAAAGGTCCTGAAGAATGGGCTTGTTGCTGGCCATGCCTACACAGTAACTGGTATTAGAAAG GTGACCTGTCAATATGGACCTGAAAACTTggtgagactgagaaatccatgGGGAAAAATTGAGTGGAAAGGAGACTGGAGTGATAG CTCTTATAAGTGGGAGCTGCTGAGTCCAAAGGAGAAGATTTTgctaagaaaaaagaaggaagatggAGAATTCTG GATGTCTCTGCGAGATTTTAAGATTCATTTTGTAGATCTGGTGATCTGTAAATTAACTCCAGACCTGATGAGCCAGGAAGATGGGAAAAAGTGGATGTACTCCTTGAAGAGTGGGAGATGGGTTAAAGGAAGTACAGCAGGAGGAAGTCTGGGATTCTGTAATG GCAACTTTTGGATGAATCCTCAGTACTGGCTGAATGTGTTGCCAGCTGAAGACAGTAAGAAAAGCCCAAGTACATGCAACGTGGTTATATCCCTCATGCAGAAACACAGCACCAAACACCGGAACCGAGCTCCTCACCTTTTCATTGGATTTTTACTCTACAAGGTGCaaatt TACCAGGAGAGCAACAGAAAGCTACCCCCAGGTTTCTTCACCCGACATCAGCCTGTGAACAAGCACCAGGTTTTCCTTGATGAGCGGGAAGTGACTCATGACTTCCATCTGGAGCCTTGTGTCTACGTGATTGTCCCATCCACCCTGGAGCCTCAGCAAGAGTCTGAGTTCATCCTGCGGGTCTTCTCCAGGAAGCACATTCTTCG GGAAATGGGTGGGAACACAAGCTTCACCCTCTCTAAG GAAATTGTTGATAGATATGAAGGCAAGATTTGGGAGGATTTCTTCACAAAGCATTTTGAACAG AATCCTGAAATAAATGCTGTTCAGCTCCAGAGGATCTTGAATAATATATCTTGGAGAA attTCCAGAGTTTTCACCTGAATTTCAGTCTGGATTCCTGCCAGGGTATCTTGGCACTCCTGGAT CTGAATGCCACTGGCACACTGAGTATCCAGGAATTCAGAGTCCTGTGGAAAAGACTGCTTTTCTATTTG GAAGTTTTCCAGAAGAGAGACACCAAGAGATCAGGAAAGCTTGACCTTGTGGAACTGCACGCAGCTGTACAGGAGACAG GCATTTCACTCAGCAATGAAGTCTGTAATTTGATGGCAATCAGATATGGTGACCCTGACTTACAGATCAGTTTTGAGAGCTTTGTTTGCTTCATGCTTCGAGTGGAGATCATGGGAG AGGCCTTTCGCAACTTAACACAAGATGGCAAAGGGATATATCTCCGAGAATCTGAG TGGATGATGATGACACTTTATTCTTGA